Proteins encoded by one window of Vitis vinifera cultivar Pinot Noir 40024 chromosome 10, ASM3070453v1:
- the PPO gene encoding polyphenol oxidase, chloroplastic (The RefSeq protein has 7 substitutions compared to this genomic sequence) — protein MASLPWSLTTFTAIANTTNISAFPPSPLFQRASHVPVARNRSRRFAPSKVSCNSANGDPNSDSTSDVRETSSGKLDRRNVLLGIGGLYGAAGGLGATKPLAFGAPIQAPDISKCGTATVPDGVTPTNCCPPVTTKIIDFQLPSSGSPMRTRPAAHLVSKEYLAKYKKAIELQKALPDDDPRSFKQQANVHCTYCQGAYDQVGYTDLELQVHASWLFLPFHRYYLYFNERILAKLIDDPTIALAYWAWDNPDGMYMPTIYASSPSSLYDEKRNAKHLPPTVIDLDYDGTEPTIPDDELKTDNLAIMYKQIVSGATTPKLFLGYPYRAGDAIDPGAGTLEHVPHNIVHKWTGLADKPSEDMGNFYTAGRDPIFFGHHANVDRMWNIWKTIGGKNRKDFTDTDWLDATFVFYDENKQLVKVKVSDCVDTSKLRYQYQDIPIPWLPKKTKAKAKTTTKSSKSGVAKAAELPKTTISSIGDFPKALNSVIRVEVPRPKKSRSKKEKEDEEEVLLIKGIELDRENFVKFDVYINDEDYSVSRPKNSEFAGSFVNVPHKHMKEMKTKTNLRFAINELLEDLGAEDDESVIVTIVPRAGGDDVTIGGIEIEFVSD, from the coding sequence ATGGCTTCTTTGCCTTGGTCGCTCACAACCTCCACCGCCATCGCCAACACCACCAACACTTCAGCCTTCCCACCTTCTCCCTTGTTTCAAAGGGCTTCTCATGTCCCCGTAGCCAGAAACCGAAGCCGCAGATTTGCTCCTAGTAAGGTGTCGTGCAATTCTGCGAATGGTGATCCAAACTCGGATTCTACCTCCGACGTTCGAGAAACTTCCTCAGGGAAGTTAGATAGGAGGAATGTGCTTCTTGGCATAGGAGGGCTGTATGGTGCTGCTGCCGGTCTCGGCGCCACTAAGCCATTAGCCTTTGGGGCTCCCATCCAGGCACCGGATATATCCAAGTGTGGTACCGCCACCGTGCCTGATGGTGTAACGCCCACAAATTGTTGCCCGCCAGTCACCACAAAGATTATAGATTTCCAGCTACCTTCCTCAGATTCCCCCATGCGTACCAGGCCAGCTGCTCACTTGGTCAGCAAAGAGTACTTAGCCAAGTATAAAAAGGCCATTGAGCTGCAGAAAGCTCTTCCTGATGATGATCCGCGTAGTTTCAAGCAACAGGCTAATGTCCATTGCACCTATTGCCAAGGGGCTTATGATCAGGTTGGGTATACCGACCTAGAACTCCAGGTTCATGCTTCATGGCTTTTCCTCCCTTTCCACCGTTACTATCTCTACTTCAATGAGAGAATTCTTGCAAAGTTGATCGACGATCCCACCTTCGCTTTGCCCTATTGGGCTTGGGATAACCCTGATGGCATGTATATGCCGACCATCTATGCTAGTTCCCCATCATCACTCTACGACGAGAAGCGCAACGCCAAGCACCTGCCTCCGACTGTGATCGATCTCGACTACGATGGCACCGAACCCACAATCCCTGATGACGAACTAAAAACCGACAATCTGGCAATCATGTACAAACAAATTGTGTCGGGTGCCACGACTCCTAAGCTTTTCCTTGGTTACCCATACCGCGCCGGCGATGCGATTGACCCTGGAGCGGGTACCCTTGAGCACGTCCCACATAATATAGTCCACAAATGGACTGGTCTTGCTGATAAGCCTAGTGAGGACATGGGAAACTTCTATACTGCCGGCAGAGACCCCATATTCTTCGGTCACCACGCCAATGTCGATCGGATGTGGAATATATGGAAAACTATAGGAGGTAAAAATAGAAAGGATTTCACGGATACGGATTGGCTTGACGCCACGTTCGTCTTCTACGACGAGAACAAACAACTTGTTAAAGTCAAGGTCTCGGACTGTGTCGACACTTCCAAGCTGAGATACCAATATCAGGATATTCCTATTCCATGGCTACCAAAAAATACGAAGGCCAAAGCGAAGACGACCACCAAAAGTTCCAAGTCGGGAGTAGCGAAAGCGGCCGAACTCCCAAAGACGACGATCAGCAGCATCGGAGACTTCCCAAAAGCTCTTAACTCAGTGATAAGAGTAGAAGTTCCAAGGCCAAAGAAATCAAGAAGCAAGAAGGAGAAAGAGGATGAGGAAGAGGTGTTACTGATAAAAGGAATAGAGCTAGATAGAGAGAATTTCGTGAAGTTTGATGTGTACATCAACGACGAAGATTATTCAGTGAGTAGGCCTAAGAATAGTGAGTTTGCAGGAAGCTTTGTGAACGTACCACACAAGcatatgaaagaaatgaagacGAAGACCAATCTGAGGTTCGCGATAAATGAGCTGTTAGAGGACTTGGGAGCCGAAGATGATGAGAGTGTGATCGTGACTATAGTCCCTCGTGCTGGGGGCGATGATGTCACCATTGGTGGAATTGAGATCGAGTTTGTTTCCGATTGA